A stretch of DNA from Paenibacillus albus:
GGTCAAGTCGTTGCTGCTCCAGACGATTGAGGATGCATACAAACGGCTGATTGCGCCCTCTATTGAGCGTGAGGTGCGCGGGGAGCTGACGGAGAAAGCAGAGGAGCATGCAATTAGCATCTTCTCCGCGAATTTGCGCAACCTGCTGCTGCAGCCGCCGGTTCGCGGCAACGTCGTGCTTGGTGTAGACCCGGCGTTCCGTACAGGCTGTAAGCTGGCGGTAATTGACGAGACAGGCAAGCTGCTGGAAGTAGCCGTTTCCTATCCAACGCCGCCGAACAACAAGGTGGCTGAAGCGGAAAAGCTGATTAACGGCCTTATTGACCGTTACAGAGTCGAGCTCATCGTCATCGGCAACGGTACTGCGTCACGCGAGACGGAGCAGTTCATCGCCGAGCTGATTAAAGGACGCAAATCAAGAGGAGCGCAAGGCGCTGCCGGGCTAAAATATATTATCGTGAACGAAGCGGGAGCAAGCGTCTATTCGGCGTCGAAGCTCGCTGCCGAGGAGTTCCCGAAGCTAGACGTTGCAGAACGCAGCGCCGTGTCGATCGCTCGCCGCTTGCAGGATCCGCTTGCCGAGCTCGTCAAGATCGAGCCGAAGGCCATCGGCGTCGGTCAATATCAGCATGACGTCAGCCAGAAGCGGTTGGAAGAATCGCTGGGTGGCGTCGTCGAGTCGGCCGTTAACCATGTCGGCGTCGACGTTAATACGGCATCGCCGTCATTGCTTTCTTATGTCGCGGGCATTAACGCGACAACAGCGAAGAACATCGTGAAATACCGCGATGAGAACGGCAAATTCAGCGACCGCAAGACTCTTTCGAAGGTTCCGCGCCTCGGCGCGAAGACGTACGAGCAGTGCATCGGCTTCATTCGGATCCCGGAGAGCAGCAATCCGCTCGATCGGACGCCGATTCACCCCGAATCGTATTCCGTTGTCGACAAGCTGTGCGGCTTGATCGGCGTCAAGCTGACCGCGCTTGGCACAGATGCCTTCCGTTCCGCGCTGGAAACGATTCAGACGGAGCAGATCGCAGCACAGCTTGGCGTTGGCGTACCGACGCTGCGCGACATTATCGACAGCTTGCTTCGCCCGGGCAGAGACCCTCGTGAAGAGCTGCCTGCGCCGATTTTTCACACCGATGTGCTGAGCATCGAGGACTTGACACCGGGCATGGAGCTGCACGGAACAGTGCGCAATGTAATTGACTTCGGAGCCTTCGTCGATATCGGTATCAAGAACGACGGGCTTGTCCATATCTCGCAGCTGAGCAACAGATTCGTGAAGCATCCGATGGATGTCGTATCCGTCGGCGACACGGTAACCGTCTGGGTGCTGAGCGTTGATCTGAAGAAGGGGCGGGTCAGCCTCACCATGCGCAAGCCAGAATAATCGGCAGTTATATCTGCACATAAAAAGGGTGTTATCTTCTAGCAGTCACTTGTAAAGCAAAGTCACTGCAAAGATAGCACCCTTTTTCACTCTTATAAGCTTGCAGAATCATCATCAGGACGTCCGCTAGTACGATAGAAGTACCAGCAGTCGTTCAAGAGACGAATTTGCCGGCGGTCCTTCTTCAAGAAAGCACGCATCAGTTGGTTGCAGAGCCATTGCGGCATAGCTTCGCCCTCCTTCCAGCTATCACTCGTTGTAATAACTAGCTTATGAGAGCGGGCGAATGTCCGTGCAGGTCCAATTACAAAAACATGCATTTCTCGCGAATTACGCCTTCTACATGTCGAGTTCTTCCTCGTACCATTGCTCCAGCTGCGCTTGCAAAGCACGGATTTCCGTAAGCAGCGAGATGAGCGGGTATGATTTCTCTTCGATGGAGGAGAAGTCCTTCTCAAGCGCATTCATGTAATCGAGTCCGGAATGAATCGTAATCGATTTGTCGTGCAGTTCAACGTCCGCACACTCCGCGATGGCGTAAGGAAGGACAGGCACCGCAGCAGCTGTCAGCTTGTCGATCTCTTTATGAAGGCGCAGATTAAGCGCACTTAGTTGATAGGCGTGCGAGGCAGGCATTTCGACGAAAGAGACGTCTTGTCCATTCTTCATCACGATATAACGCATTGCTGGCATATTGATTGTTCCCCCTATATTCTACTTTGATCAATCTGACCGATGAATACCTCTTGACAGTGTAGCGTATTCGTCCTTTAAAATTCAAGTATTACGCGTGAACTTTAATCAAGGAGAATCATTCGATGCAGGATCATCAGTTGCAGGAATGGGTGGAGCGGGTATCGCTGCAATCCTTCGGCATTCCTTTTCGCCACAAAGCTACATTTAACGGAAGATTGAAATCAACCGGAGGCCGTTATTTCACGAAGTCGCATAATATCGAGATTAGTCCGCATCAGCTCCGCAACTATGGGGAAGAGGAAACGGAGAAAATCATCAAGCATGAGCTATGCCATTATCATTTGCACATATTGAAGCGCGGATACCAGCATCGTGATGCAGACTTCAAACAGCTTCTTGCCAAAGTAGGAGGCACACGCTACTGCAAGTCTCTTCCGGCAGGGGAGAAGCGCAAGACTGAGCCATATCGGTTTAAGCTTGTGTGCCGCAGCTGTGGCATGGAATACTTGCGCAAACGCAAGGCAGATCCTAGGCGGTATGTGTGCGGAAGATGCCGCGGACAATTATTGCTTTATATGCTTGACTTCAAATCTCAGACGTGATAAATTATTTCTTGTCACTCAAACAATATTCCCTGATAGCTCAGTTGGTAGAGCACTCGACTGTTAATCGAGTTGTCACAGGTTCGAGTCCTGTTCGGGGAGCCAATTCTTTGGGGAAGTACCCAAGTGGCTCAAGGGGACCCTCTGCTAAGGGGTTAGACTGCGCAAGTGGTGCGAGGGTTCGAATCCCTCCTTCTCCGCCATTTTTACTAAGTGGCACCAAGCAATTATTCTTCAATCTTGACTAAGCTGCGAGATTGCAAGAGCAGCAAGGCCCGTTGGTCAAGTGGTTAAGACACCTCCCTTTCACGGAGGTAACAGGGGTTCGAGTCCCCTACGGGTCACCAATTTCATAATTTGATATGGATTTACAACATATCACTTCGCGGTCGTGGTGGAACGGCAGACACACCATCTTGAGGGGGTGGCGCTCACAAGGCGTGAGGGTTCAAATCCCTCCGACCGCACCAACCTTACATCTAACAACTCTTGAATATTCAAGGGTTTTTTTATTGTTCAGATTTAATATTGGATTATGCAGAGTGTAAGAAGCTTCTGGCTTGTAGGGTATAATAGGAACAAACGATAAATAAGAACGGTGGAGAGCGAAGTTGAAGGATATTCTTAATAAGTACTGTGTGAAGACATTCGGTGTATCGGGAGCTATAAAGGAAATTGGTTTAGTGAAGAAGGTTGCGGGCCGTACGATTCATGTGGATTGGGGCATGAAGGTATGGATTTATCAGAACAAAGATTTTCAGTGGATTCCGATCTCTAAGGAAGAGCTTGAGGCTAAGTACAGAAAACATAAGTTTACTGAAGAGGCGCTTAAACGAGCAGCAGCATTAGGCATCGAAGTGAACGATTAAACAACAGATTCCAGGTGTCGATTGCTTGTATAATAGCTGCGGGAATAGCAAAGGATATATACGTTTCACGCATCAAATGCATGAATAGGATCATCAATTAGTAGGGGGAATTATTGTTTGAAAAAAGTGCTTGCATTTTGTTTCCCGGCGGGATATAATAATTTTCGTTGCTTCGGACAAGCTGTCGAAACAAGTCGAAATTAGGCCCGTTGGTCAAGTGGTTAAGACACCTCCCTTTCACGGAGGTAACAGGGGTTCGAGTCCCCTACGGGTCACCATTTGCGAGTCATTAGCTCAGTTGGTAGAGCACCTGACTTTTAATCAGGGTGTCGTAGGTTCGAATCCTACATGACTCACTTTTATTTTCTTGATATGGACAATTACATATCACTTCGCGGTCGTGGTGGAACGGCAGACACACCATCTTGAGGGGGTGGCGCCTTATGGGCGTGAGGGTTCAAATCCCTCCGACCGCATTCCTAAAGTCAAGAACCTGGAATTCCTTTTAAAAAGGAGTTTCGGGTTTTTTATTATATTCATAAACAGATACATATCAGGAGTGGGAGTTATGATACACGCAGTTATAAACGGATTTATATTAGCATTTGGATTAATTCTGCCGCTTGGAGTACAAAATGTGTTTGTCTTCAATCAGGGAGCTGCGCATCGACAATTCCACCGTGTACTTCCGGTCGTCATCGCAGCAGCTCTATGCGATACGCTTCTCATCTCGCTCGCAGTATTCGGAGTATCTGCGATTGTGCTCGGAATCTTCTGGCTCAAGGCGCTGCTGCAAGGCGTGGGCATTCTCTTCTTGCTCTATATGGGCGGGGTGACTTGGCGCAGCAGTGGCGGCGGGCAAAGCAATAAGCCTGCGGAGCAGCTGGATACAAGGAGACAAGTGGCGTTCGCGTTGTCGGTGTCGCTGCTCAATCCGCATGCGATCCTCGACACCGTCGGCGTAATTGGGACGAATTCGCTCAGCTACTCGGGAGTGGAAAAGATCGCTTTTGCTCTTGTTTGTATCGCCGTGTCCTGGCTGTGGTTCACCGGTCTTGCGCTCGCTGGAAGGATGATTGGCAGCATGGATCAGTCGGGCCGAATATTATCGCTGCTGAACAAAGTATCTGCACTCGTTATTTGGGGAACCGCGGTCTATCTCGCAGTCTCGCTGCTGCAAGCGCAGCATTAATTTGTAGCAAGTTGACACATTATGTGATATATATAGTACATAAGTATGAATAGGGATAGTCTGGAAGTAGTTCCAAATACTAACGGGGGATTGTCGAGATGCCGGAGGATTCGAAGAAGGATGGTCGAATACTGGTGCTGGATGATGTTGCAACGACGATACTCAACAATGCACTGATTGATTATTATTTGGAGAAACGTAACTTTCATGCGATTCGGTGCCTTCAGGAGCAAGCGCAGCAGCAGGTGCACTGCTGCAGGGAAGTCATGATATGGGCGATGGACGATCAACATGGCGACTACTATATTCCCGAGCCAGCGATGCGGGAGCTGAAAACGCAGATCAATACGTTAGCTGCGACGCCTGGGGCAGTCTACATCGCAGATCCGTTTTACTTCATGGACATGATGCGCGAGAGGTTTGTGAAGAAGTATTTGGCAACCGAAGGGAACCTGTATCACTTTGTCCCGTATGATCAGTAGCAATGGAAGAAGAGAATCCTCTCTAAGTGCAGAGAGGATTTTTTGTACGTAATTTGGGCAAACAACATCCATATGTCCTGAACCAGAAAGGAAGTACTGACCTAGCGATGCTTAGAACAATAATAAGGAAGCTCTCCCCAGGCAAAATCATTATTTTGGCTTATATGCTCGGAATCATCGTCTTTACAATCCTGTTAAAACTACCTATTAGCCATAAGCCTGGGGTTAAACTGCACATCATTGATGCGCTGTTCACCGCTGCAAGCGCTGTAAGCGTCACGGGGCTGACGACGGTTCCGACAAGCGATACATTTACTACATTCGGCGCATTCGTACTGATGGCAGCCTTTCAATTCGGCGGCGTCGGCATTATGACACTCGGCAGCTTCTATTGGTTTCTGATGGGGCAGCACATCGGCTTGCTTGAGAGAAAGCTCATTATGATTGACCAGAACCGGAACCAATTGGCGGGACTTGTGCAGCTGATGAGGGTTGTCCTCATTCTGACCCTGGCGATTGAGCTAACGGGCACACTGCTGTTCGGGTTCTATTTCTATGTGACCGGCTTGACGGATTCGCTCCCGAATGCGTTATTCAACGGGATGTTCCACTCCGTGTCTGCATTTACGAATGCGGGCTTCGACTTGTTCGGCGACTCGCTCGCACGTTATTCGAAAGATTATTTTGTCCAGAGCTTCACCATGCTCTTGATTATTCTAGGAGCGATCGGCTTCCCGGTGATGGCGGAGCTGTGGGAGTTTGTTAGCCGTCGCCGCCGCAGAAACAGCACAAACAGACGCTTCCGCTTCTCATTGTTCACGAAGGTAACGCTGTCTGCCCATGTGATTCTGCTGCTCACTGGCGCCATCATCATCTGGCTGACGGAAGCAGGCCACTCGTTTGAACATATGCCGCTTCATCAGCAGCTGATGAATTCGTTGTTTACGTCCGTGTCCTCCCGCAGCGCGGGATTGACCACAGTTGATGTGTCGTCGCTTCATCATGCCTCGCTGCTGATCATCTCGGCGCTGATGTTCATCGGAGCGAGTCCTTCCAGCATGGGAGGGGGGATTCGGACGACGACAATCGCTATTATTGTACTTGTCATTCTAAGCTTCGCACGAGGAGAGCGGATGCCGAGGGCGTTCAATCGTTCAATCAGTATGGAGGATACCCTGAAGAGCTTCATCTTCTTCGCACTCGCCGTACTGCTTGTGTTGACGGGCATATTCGCCGTCTTCATGTCGGAGGCGCATCAATTTGACCTGTCTGCTGTCCTCTTCGAGGTGACGTCGGCATTCGGAACTTGCGGCATGTCGACAGGCATTACGGGTTCCCTTCATCTCGGAAGCAAAATCACGCTGATCATGCTCATGTTCATCGGCCGAATTGGGATGTACCTGTTCATCTCGCTGTTCAGCTCAGGCAAGAAGAAGCCGGATATCCGCTATCCGGAGGAGAAGCTTATTATCGGTTAATAGGAAGGCAAAATCGCAGTTTGAACGAGCGAAAGAACTCGCTTATAATACGCTTTAGTATGTGTTGTCATCATGAATGAAGGGGAGACGGAGTCAGTGAAATCATTGTATCATGTGCTTGGCGCGAAGCAGTTTGACCGGGAAGAGCTGGAGCAGCTGTTCAGCTCGGCGAAGGCGATGGAGGTTGTTGCAGGCGAGGGTGGAACGCAGCGCTTCCCAAACAAAATTATGAGCACGCTATTCTTCGAAGCGAGCACTCGTACCCGCTTCTCATTCGAATCGGCTATGCACCGCCTCGGCGGACGAGTCATCGGCACGGAGAATGCGAGCCAGTTCTCTTCGGCGATCAAAGGAGAGACGCTTGAAGATATGATCCGGATTATTGCCGGCTACAGCGACCTCATCGTCATGCGGCATACGGATATTGGCGCGGCGAAGCGTGCGGCTGCCGTATCAACGGTTCCAGTCATTAACGCAGGCGATGGTTCGGGCGAGCATCCGACGCAGGCACTGCTGGATCTCTATACGATAGAGAAGGAATTCGGAGGCATTGACGGCGCTCATATCGCGATGATCGGCGACTTGACCTATGGACGGACGGTCCATTCGCTGAGCTACCTGCTTGCGAATTATCGCAACGTACATATTTCGTTCATCTCTCCAGAAAATGTTCGCATTCCTTCCTATGTGAAGCAGTACTTGGAAGAGAAAGGCATCTCTTACGAAGAAACGTTGGATTTAGAAGGCATTGCTAAGACTGCGGATGTGTTTTATCAGACTCGGATTCAGAAGGAGCGTTTCCCGTCGCCGGAGGAGTATGCGAAGGCAGAGGGCAAATACATAATCGACCGCAATCTGCTGAATACGATGAAGGACAAAGCGATGATTCTTCATCCGCTGCCGCGCGCCGGCGAAATCCACCCGGACGTCGATCAAGATCCAAGGGCGGCTTACTTCAGACAAGCGGTGAATGGCTTGTATATTCGGATGGCGCTTATTGAGAAATGTTTTGAGTAAATTGAAGGTGCGGCAATTACATTAACTGAAAAAGCCTCAAGTCCAAGGCCAGCACAGCCGGTTAGTAGACTTGAGGCTTTTTTTCTTATTGCTTCGTCAAAATAATCGGGCCATCTTCCGTAATCGCAATCGTGTGCTCATACTGTGCGGACAGTCCGCCGTCAATCGTGCGCGCGGTCCAGCCGTCGCTATCGATCTTGCTCTGCCATGCTCCGGTATTCAGCATCGGCTCGATGGTCATGACCATGCCGGCTTTCAGACGAATGCCGCGGCCTGGAGGGCCGTAATGCGGCACTTGCGGCTCTTCATGCATGTCGCGTCCAATGCCGTGACCGATGAATTCACGAACGACCGAGAAGCCGTTCTCTTCCGCATACTTCTGAATCGCATTCGATACATCGCCCATCCGGTTGCCGACAACCGCTTGCTCGATGCCTTTATACATGGATTCTTCGGTCACCGTAAGCAAACGCTGTGCCTGCTCGGAGACGTTGCCGACCGCATAGGACCATGCGGAATCAGCCAGCCATCCGTTTAAATTGACAACCATATCAATGGTAACGATGTCGCCGTCCTTCAGCGGTGTCGCCGACGGGAAACCGTGGCAGATGACATCGTTGATGGAAGCGCATGTTGCGTAAGCGTAGCCTTTGTACCCTTTCTGCTCGGGCGATGCACCATGCTTCGCAAGAAACTTCTCAACGAATTGGTCAATTTCATTCGTTGTAACGCCGGGTTTGATCATACCCGCGATTTCGCGGTGGCAAGCTGCGAGAATTTCGCCTGCTTTGCGCATATTTTCGATTTCTTCTTTAGTTTTAATGATAATCATGTTACACCTCTTTAATGGTCAATTATAGAGAAAAAATTGTCCGGCGTAAAGAAACGAGCCGCGCTTAGGTATAGAAGTCTTGCTCCGCAAATGACATAATAAAGCTAGGCCGCATAAAGCTGACGGAAGGGGAGCTTGGATGAAAGGTTTTGGCATTTACAAGTCAAAGAAGTACTTACAGCGCGTATTAATCTCGATTATGTTATCGATGGTTATCGTCCTTATCGCGCTTACCCTCGTCAACACCTACGTGCTGGAGCAATCCGTCCGGCGCAATCAGGAGCAGTCCAACCTGAAGGTGCTGTCACAGATTCAATATAATCTCTCCTACATGAACGAAATCATAAGCCACTTATCGAATTACGTGAACAAGGATAATCAGATTGCTGCCATGCTGTTTGACCAGAAGCTGCCGAAGATGGACTGGATTCGCGGCTACAATCGGCTTCAGAGCTACATGGACAGTTCATCCTTCCTGCATTCTATCGCGGTATATAATCACACGCAAAATGAAATTTACGCCACCTCGACTCCTTTCCTTCTCGATGGCGGGATAACAAAAGCAAAAATCCGCTCTTGGCTGTTTGATCCGAACGAGCCTCACTCCACTTCACGACTAATACCGGTCAGCCTCGAACGAGAAGACGGGCAAATCGACGTCTTCGCCTATCTCGTCACGAATTCATTGAAACCGTTCTCAAGATCGGAATCCGCCATCATTCTCTATATTAAGTCAGACTGGGTATTCAATAGCTTGAAGAAAATGGATGCGGTGAGCAGCCAAGAAGGCGGAGAGATCTATATCGCCGATCAAGACGGTCAGCTCTTTTCTTCAGATCTGACGCAAGCCTCGGCCGGTGCATCGGAGAAAGAACAAATCAAGCAGCTCGTAGAGAAAGATAAAAGAGCGTACAGCAAGACATCCGGTTTCGTCGTTGGTTCGATTGACAAGCAGAAGCATCTCATCTCGTATATGGACGATGGCGTGCGCAATTGGACAATCATCTACGTTCAATCCTATGACAAGCTGATGAAGGATGTTAGGGAAACACGGATAAAGTCGATCGTCATCGCGGTCGTATTTCTCCTTATCGCAATCGGCATCTCGATTTGGCTGTCATATAAGCTTTACACGCCGATAGAGAGGATGCTGCGACGTATTCGGCTCCAGCTGCCTGACAAGAGAGGCAGTGGGCAGGCTCAGCCGGCATACGAAGGCGATGAATTCCATCTCATGAGCGACAATTATATGCGGCTGAGCCATAAGCTGCAGGAGATTAGCTCGGAGCAGATTGTGAACAAATATTATTTGCGCAAGTTTCTGACCGACAGCAGTCTGTTTACGCATCATGATATGTTGGAGCTCATCCAGAAGCATGGGCTTGATATCTCGGTATCCGACGAAATCGTCGTCTGTGTACTGAAAATCGATAATTACGAGATGTTTGACCGGAACACAACGGGTACATCGAAGAAGATGTACAGCTTCGCGATCGTTAACATCGCGCACGAAATCATGTCGCGCAGCTATCCTTGCGAGGCGGTAGAGGTGCGGGGCGATCATGTTGTTCTCATTGTCTCCAGAGGCGCAGAGGACGAGAAGCTGAGCTTCGGACAGGTCGTGCCGCTCATCAGTGAAATTCAGCAAACGATCGAGCATTATTATAATTTGTCGCTCTCCTGCGGCGTCAGCGATCCGTTCCAGCAATTTCCGTATATCTCGACGGCTTATAATCAAGCACAGCAATTATGTATGTACAAAATTATTGTAGGCAACAAAGCAATCATTACGTCGGATCAAGTACAGCCGAATTTGACCAGCAAGCAGAGCGTCATTCCCGACATCATCGAGCGGAGGCTGACCGAGGCGCTCAAGAAAGGGCAAATGTCCGAAGCGGGAAGCGAGCTCGAGAAGGCATTCACGATGCTGGCGAAGTTCCAGTATGATGACATGCTCCGCGCGTTGTCCAATCTGGCTTGGGCGATGAAGAATGCGGCGGCTGAAATTGCAAACAATCGGCTTATTAAACTCGACGTCGATCTCGAATACGCGACTCGTATGATCGAGGAGAAAGAATCGCTGGAAGAGATGTACATCACGCTGCTCTCGCTCTGCGCGAAGATCTGCGAAGGTCAGCGACCTGCCAGCATGGAGCGCAATGATATGATTCTGGAGACGATCAAGGAGCTGATCGAGCAGAAATATGCGGATATCAATCTCAGCCAGCAGTCGATTGCTTCGACCGTTAAGCTTACATCTGCTTATATCGGCAAGCTGTTCAAAGACAGCACCGGCGTCTCGATTACCGAATATATGAACGATGTGCGACTCCGGCATGCGCAGCAGCTGCTTGAGAATGACGATTACACCGTAATCGATATTATGGAGAAATGCGGGTATGCAAATCCGAGCTATTTCTTCCGTTTGTTCAAAGGGAAGTTTGGAAGTACGCCGAAGGAATATCGGATGAAGAAGTCGATTTCATAACGGCAAATATGGCTGAATAGGCCGCCGATTCTCACGAAACTCAAGTGAGAACGGCGGTCTTTTTGCTTTTATCTACATGAATTCGAACATTTTACACGCGTGTGCTGCAGCTTTTCGAAGATCGTATTCTAGCTGAATGAGGGGAGGCGGTGGCAAGATGTGAATCAGAAGGAGGCGGTCATCACTTATGAAATTAGGGTCACGAATCGGAAGATGGCTCAAAAGGGAATGGATCTATTTCCGCAAAAACCGAGAACTGCTCATGCTGGCGATACCCGGGATTGTGTACAAACTGCTTATCAGCTACATCCCGATGGTCGGCTTAATTCTCGCATTCAAGTTTTTCAGGTACGACCAAGGCATCTTCGGAAGCAGATGGGTCGGACTCGACAACTTCAAATTTCTATTCAAGGCGCAGGACGCGCAGCGCATCATTCGGAATACGCTTCTCTACAACTTCACTTACATCATTCTAGGCACTGCTGCGGCGCTGCTGTTCGCGCTTCTTCTTAATGAAGTGTCGGGCCGCATGGTGAAGCTGTACCAGACGACGATGTTTCTGCCGTACTTTATCTCACTCGTGCTCGTTGGGTATATCGCTTACGCCTTCCTTGAGCATAAGAGCGGATATATGAACAGCTTGCTTCAAAACCTTGGCTTCGCACCGCATAAATGGTATTTCGAAACGAAGCCGTGGTTATTCATCTTGCCTCTCGTTTCGATATGGAAAGGCGTAGGCTTCTCTACATTGGTTTATTACGCCGGGATCCTCGGAATTAACAGTGAGTACTATGAGGCCGCTAGGCTTGATGGAGCCTCAAGGCCGCAGATGATGATGCGCATTACGCTTCCGCTGCTGAAGCCGCTCGTTATCATCTTGTTCATCCTGGGGCTTGGCAACATCTTCAGAGGCGATTTCGGGCTGCATTATTTTGTACCGAACAATGTAGGGATGAACTTTCCGACGACGGATATTATCGACACGTATGTGTACCGCGCGCTGACGAAGCTCGGAGACATCAACTCGGCCGCTGCCGTCGGCTTCCTGCAATCCGTCGTGGGCCTTGTGACAATCGTCTCGGCGAACTATCTGGTGCGCAGACTCGATAAGGAAAGCTCTCTATTCTAGGAGGAATGCATGCTATGCCGCTGACAAAGCTGGAGCGAAGCTCCAACTACTTCATTAACGCTTTCTTCATTATCGTTTGTGCGCTAATTACGGTACCTTTTCTGCTCGTCATTGCCGTATCGATTTCATCCGAGGATAGCCTCGTTCAATATGGCTACCGTTTCATTCCGCACGAGATAAGCTTCGAGGCGTTCCGAATTGTGTTCAAGGAGCCGAGCATTATGCTTCGAGGCTACGGCGTCACCATCATGATAACCGTAATTGGAACGGTTATCGCATTATTTCTCACCGCGTTAACCGCTTATCCGATCTCACGGCGGGACTTCCGCTATCAACGTCCGATTACTTTCTATGTCTTCTTCACGATGCTGTTCAACGGCGGCTTGGTCCCGTTCTACATTCTGATGACGCAATATTTTCACCTTAAGAACACGCTCGGTGCACTCATCATTCCGCTGCTGCTCAGCCCTTACAACATTCTCATCATGAAAGGCTTCCTGGACAAAATCTCGATGGAAATCATTGAATCTGCCAAGGTGGATGGGGCGAGCGAGACGCGAATCTTCCTGCAGATGATACTGCCTCTGTCGACGCCGGCACTAGCGACGCTTGGATTATTTATCTCCTTCGCCTATTGGAATGACTGGTTCACCGCGCTCCTCTTTATCGACAACGACAAGTATGTGCCGCTGCAGCTGCTGCTCGTGCGCATCCTGTCGCAAATCGAGTTTCTGGCGAATTCACCGCTGGCGGAAGCGGCAGATAAGCTGCAATTCGCGAATTTCCCGACACTGTCCGTACGTATGGCGATGGCGATTCTGGCCGGGGGGCCGATGCTGGTTATCTTCCCGTTCTTCCAGAAGTATTTTGTCCGGGGCATTACCGTTGGTTCGCTGAAAGGCTGATAAAATTCTGCTGGATTATGAAGGGAGGTGAGCGGGCGTAAGAAAAACTTGATTAATTAAAAGGTATGGGGTTAACTAAATTTGAGAGGTGTGTCGTTCATGAA
This window harbors:
- the cmpA gene encoding cortex morphogenetic protein CmpA, coding for MPQWLCNQLMRAFLKKDRRQIRLLNDCWYFYRTSGRPDDDSASL
- a CDS encoding hydrolase/acyltransferase, giving the protein MPAMRYIVMKNGQDVSFVEMPASHAYQLSALNLRLHKEIDKLTAAAVPVLPYAIAECADVELHDKSITIHSGLDYMNALEKDFSSIEEKSYPLISLLTEIRALQAQLEQWYEEELDM
- a CDS encoding SprT family protein: MQDHQLQEWVERVSLQSFGIPFRHKATFNGRLKSTGGRYFTKSHNIEISPHQLRNYGEEETEKIIKHELCHYHLHILKRGYQHRDADFKQLLAKVGGTRYCKSLPAGEKRKTEPYRFKLVCRSCGMEYLRKRKADPRRYVCGRCRGQLLLYMLDFKSQT
- the pyrB gene encoding aspartate carbamoyltransferase; protein product: MKSLYHVLGAKQFDREELEQLFSSAKAMEVVAGEGGTQRFPNKIMSTLFFEASTRTRFSFESAMHRLGGRVIGTENASQFSSAIKGETLEDMIRIIAGYSDLIVMRHTDIGAAKRAAAVSTVPVINAGDGSGEHPTQALLDLYTIEKEFGGIDGAHIAMIGDLTYGRTVHSLSYLLANYRNVHISFISPENVRIPSYVKQYLEEKGISYEETLDLEGIAKTADVFYQTRIQKERFPSPEEYAKAEGKYIIDRNLLNTMKDKAMILHPLPRAGEIHPDVDQDPRAAYFRQAVNGLYIRMALIEKCFE
- a CDS encoding LysE/ArgO family amino acid transporter, which encodes MIHAVINGFILAFGLILPLGVQNVFVFNQGAAHRQFHRVLPVVIAAALCDTLLISLAVFGVSAIVLGIFWLKALLQGVGILFLLYMGGVTWRSSGGGQSNKPAEQLDTRRQVAFALSVSLLNPHAILDTVGVIGTNSLSYSGVEKIAFALVCIAVSWLWFTGLALAGRMIGSMDQSGRILSLLNKVSALVIWGTAVYLAVSLLQAQH
- the map gene encoding type I methionyl aminopeptidase, which gives rise to MIIIKTKEEIENMRKAGEILAACHREIAGMIKPGVTTNEIDQFVEKFLAKHGASPEQKGYKGYAYATCASINDVICHGFPSATPLKDGDIVTIDMVVNLNGWLADSAWSYAVGNVSEQAQRLLTVTEESMYKGIEQAVVGNRMGDVSNAIQKYAEENGFSVVREFIGHGIGRDMHEEPQVPHYGPPGRGIRLKAGMVMTIEPMLNTGAWQSKIDSDGWTARTIDGGLSAQYEHTIAITEDGPIILTKQ
- a CDS encoding TrkH family potassium uptake protein; protein product: MLRTIIRKLSPGKIIILAYMLGIIVFTILLKLPISHKPGVKLHIIDALFTAASAVSVTGLTTVPTSDTFTTFGAFVLMAAFQFGGVGIMTLGSFYWFLMGQHIGLLERKLIMIDQNRNQLAGLVQLMRVVLILTLAIELTGTLLFGFYFYVTGLTDSLPNALFNGMFHSVSAFTNAGFDLFGDSLARYSKDYFVQSFTMLLIILGAIGFPVMAELWEFVSRRRRRNSTNRRFRFSLFTKVTLSAHVILLLTGAIIIWLTEAGHSFEHMPLHQQLMNSLFTSVSSRSAGLTTVDVSSLHHASLLIISALMFIGASPSSMGGGIRTTTIAIIVLVILSFARGERMPRAFNRSISMEDTLKSFIFFALAVLLVLTGIFAVFMSEAHQFDLSAVLFEVTSAFGTCGMSTGITGSLHLGSKITLIMLMFIGRIGMYLFISLFSSGKKKPDIRYPEEKLIIG
- a CDS encoding Tex family protein — encoded protein: MTPEEQAAEQERILKRVSAELSLPYSKVKSAASLLDEGNTIPFIARYRKEMTGELDENELRNIEEKLQYMRNLENRKREVIRIIDDQGKLTEELRQSIIASVKLQEIEDLYRPYRQKRKTRASVAKERGLEPLAQWLLSQPRQGDPSVEGVRYIDAEKGVATADEALQGAMDIIAEQLADDAKIRAWVRRYTFDQGLARTEAKDASQESVYEMYYSYQEPLKKLPPHRTLAINRGEREEVLRVSLDIAAEKIHDYMDRSLIRPGTAQAVKSLLLQTIEDAYKRLIAPSIEREVRGELTEKAEEHAISIFSANLRNLLLQPPVRGNVVLGVDPAFRTGCKLAVIDETGKLLEVAVSYPTPPNNKVAEAEKLINGLIDRYRVELIVIGNGTASRETEQFIAELIKGRKSRGAQGAAGLKYIIVNEAGASVYSASKLAAEEFPKLDVAERSAVSIARRLQDPLAELVKIEPKAIGVGQYQHDVSQKRLEESLGGVVESAVNHVGVDVNTASPSLLSYVAGINATTAKNIVKYRDENGKFSDRKTLSKVPRLGAKTYEQCIGFIRIPESSNPLDRTPIHPESYSVVDKLCGLIGVKLTALGTDAFRSALETIQTEQIAAQLGVGVPTLRDIIDSLLRPGRDPREELPAPIFHTDVLSIEDLTPGMELHGTVRNVIDFGAFVDIGIKNDGLVHISQLSNRFVKHPMDVVSVGDTVTVWVLSVDLKKGRVSLTMRKPE